In Pseudoalteromonas sp. '520P1 No. 423', the following proteins share a genomic window:
- a CDS encoding YcgN family cysteine cluster protein, producing the protein MNKSLIESQFWLHKSLEQMNNEQWEAICDGCGKCCLNSFIDSDDEDDFESTDSLREGEELIFTNIVCQYLDTKSCYCTEYEKRTQYVPSCVQLTKENVKDIFFMPQSCSYRRLYEGRGLASWHPLLNNGSKQAMHDANISVVGKVVKDNEVALEDFEDYISDWPKHDSD; encoded by the coding sequence ATGAATAAAAGTTTAATTGAGTCTCAATTTTGGCTGCATAAATCCCTTGAGCAAATGAACAATGAACAATGGGAAGCGATTTGTGATGGTTGTGGAAAGTGCTGTCTAAATAGTTTTATAGATAGTGATGATGAAGATGATTTTGAGTCGACTGACTCTCTCAGAGAAGGAGAGGAGTTAATCTTTACCAATATTGTTTGCCAATATCTAGATACAAAATCTTGTTACTGTACTGAATATGAAAAAAGGACACAATATGTGCCCTCATGCGTTCAATTAACAAAAGAAAATGTGAAAGATATATTTTTCATGCCTCAAAGTTGTAGTTATAGACGGCTTTATGAAGGAAGAGGTTTAGCAAGTTGGCATCCATTGCTCAATAATGGCAGCAAACAAGCGATGCATGATGCCAATATCAGCGTGGTAGGTAAAGTTGTAAAAGATAACGAAGTTGCTTTAGAAGATTTCGAAGATTACATATCTGATTGGCCGAAGCACGATAGTGATTAG
- a CDS encoding YcgL domain-containing protein, with product MLSAIYKSTRKVDTYLFVEKRDDFSKVPESLLNTFGKPVFVMLINIGNRENLAGADIKKVKQNLAEQGYYLQIPPPTVNLLEKFRNENGANDLTN from the coding sequence ATGTTATCTGCTATATATAAAAGCACACGTAAAGTTGACACATATCTTTTTGTTGAAAAGAGAGATGATTTTTCAAAGGTACCAGAATCGTTATTAAATACTTTTGGTAAGCCTGTTTTTGTTATGTTAATCAATATAGGTAATCGTGAAAATTTAGCGGGCGCAGATATCAAAAAAGTAAAACAAAACTTAGCTGAGCAAGGTTATTACTTACAAATTCCACCACCAACCGTAAACTTGTTAGAAAAATTTAGAAATGAAAATGGGGCGAACGATTTAACTAATTAA
- the minC gene encoding septum site-determining protein MinC, with amino-acid sequence MSEQIFELKGNLFTLSVLNLYKNDLQALSKQLDGKISQAPKFFYGAPIVINLKSISEQKVDFNDLKQILTGLQLNPVGVCNGSDAQNILAKESMLSVLSYSQDVKPQAKAPANSALNTSIVEREIYLPAQVINSTVRSGQQVYAKDRDLIILGAVSHGAEVIADGNIHIYGALRGRAIAGAKGNTDAAIFCQRLEAELVSIDGNYWISDSLQGELWSKSAAINYKNNSLEITALVKG; translated from the coding sequence ATGTCGGAACAAATTTTTGAACTTAAAGGGAATCTTTTCACGTTATCTGTTTTAAACTTGTATAAAAATGACTTACAAGCTTTAAGCAAGCAACTTGATGGGAAAATATCACAAGCACCTAAATTCTTTTATGGTGCTCCCATAGTGATCAATCTAAAGTCTATTTCAGAACAAAAAGTTGACTTTAATGACCTCAAACAAATCTTAACTGGATTACAACTTAATCCGGTTGGTGTTTGTAATGGCAGTGATGCGCAAAATATATTAGCTAAAGAAAGTATGTTATCAGTTTTAAGCTACTCTCAAGATGTCAAACCTCAAGCTAAAGCACCTGCAAATTCAGCGCTCAATACGTCAATTGTTGAAAGAGAAATCTATTTACCTGCTCAAGTTATTAACTCAACAGTAAGGTCTGGTCAGCAAGTTTATGCTAAAGATCGAGATTTAATTATTTTAGGTGCCGTTAGTCACGGTGCTGAAGTGATAGCTGATGGGAATATTCATATTTATGGTGCTTTACGAGGCCGCGCAATCGCTGGCGCAAAAGGTAATACGGATGCCGCAATATTTTGTCAAAGGTTAGAGGCCGAACTTGTATCAATTGATGGCAATTATTGGATCAGTGATTCTCTTCAAGGAGAATTATGGAGCAAGTCAGCAGCTATAAATTACAAAAACAATTCGTTAGAAATTACAGCATTGGTTAAAGGATAA
- the minD gene encoding septum site-determining protein MinD — translation MSKVIVVTSGKGGVGKTTSSAAIGTGLALKGYKTVIVDFDIGLRNLDLIMGCERRVVYDFVNVINGEANLNQALIKDKRVEKLSILPASQTRDKDALTKDGVERVLNELKQEFDFVICDSPAGIEAGAMMALYFADEAIVTTNPEVSSVRDSDRILGILHSKSKRAEEGLDSVKEHLLLTRYNPERVEKGEMLSVEDVHDILAIDLLGVIPESPSVLSASNSGQPVILDTESDAGKAYQDAIDRLLGEDIDYRFLQVRKKGLLKRIFGG, via the coding sequence ATGTCAAAAGTGATTGTTGTTACATCAGGAAAAGGTGGTGTTGGTAAAACAACATCTAGTGCTGCTATCGGTACCGGTTTAGCACTCAAAGGTTATAAAACCGTTATAGTGGATTTTGATATTGGCTTAAGAAATCTTGATTTAATTATGGGGTGCGAACGCCGTGTTGTATATGATTTTGTAAATGTGATTAATGGTGAAGCTAACCTTAATCAAGCACTTATTAAAGATAAACGAGTTGAAAAGTTATCTATTTTACCAGCATCTCAAACCCGGGACAAAGACGCTTTAACCAAAGATGGCGTTGAACGCGTATTAAACGAATTAAAGCAAGAATTTGACTTTGTAATATGTGATTCTCCAGCAGGTATTGAAGCTGGTGCTATGATGGCGCTTTATTTCGCTGATGAAGCAATAGTAACAACTAACCCAGAAGTATCTTCAGTACGTGATTCAGATCGTATTTTAGGCATTTTACATAGTAAATCTAAACGTGCAGAAGAAGGCTTAGATAGCGTTAAAGAACACTTATTATTAACACGTTATAATCCTGAGCGCGTTGAAAAAGGTGAAATGTTATCTGTTGAAGATGTACACGATATTTTAGCGATAGACTTATTAGGGGTTATTCCTGAATCGCCATCAGTATTGAGTGCCTCAAACTCTGGTCAACCTGTAATTTTAGATACTGAATCTGATGCCGGTAAAGCATACCAAGATGCGATTGATAGATTACTAGGTGAAGATATTGATTATCGATTCTTACAAGTACGTAAGAAAGGATTACTAAAAAGAATCTTTGGAGGTTAA
- the minE gene encoding cell division topological specificity factor MinE, whose product MSLLSYFRSPKVKTASLAKERLQIIVAHERSQRGTPDYLPQLKKDILEVIRKYVEISSDQVSVQLEQNADDLAVLELNVTLPEEK is encoded by the coding sequence ATGTCATTATTAAGCTATTTCCGCTCACCAAAAGTTAAAACGGCTTCTTTAGCTAAAGAACGATTGCAAATTATTGTTGCGCATGAAAGATCGCAACGTGGTACACCAGATTATTTACCACAACTAAAAAAAGATATTTTAGAAGTGATCCGTAAATATGTTGAAATATCTTCAGATCAAGTTTCAGTACAACTTGAACAAAATGCAGATGATTTAGCAGTCTTAGAATTAAATGTGACCTTACCTGAAGAAAAGTAA
- a CDS encoding type 1 glutamine amidotransferase domain-containing protein, with the protein MNLKYVLSCVIPLIMCFYSFFVNAAPKVLIVLSSYGVDKGETKPGFEFDEFSQTYSIFKNNGLEIDIASPKGGNIEADKYDADKPYNQDFLNDKYAVEKLSSSLKLSQVNSSDYAAIFVVGGKGAMFDLPFDRNLQSLIADVYQNNGSIGAVCHGPAALVDVKLSNGEYLVANKIVNSFTNEEEALFGKKWSKEFDFLLETKLKQRGAKFQNSPMMLAHLASDTRLFTGQNPASTVKVAEALVQSLGIILAKRTPWDDERTYELIAQIINSNEKAADEYKKSSTGYQPQLLAMYGFYSLKSAKNDSDKLMSLSLMELGSLYFDHPKLSLTMAKGFKDLGNTQKAKSTLQNLIKIHPEQEEAKAMLKLL; encoded by the coding sequence ATGAATTTAAAATATGTTTTATCATGCGTTATCCCCTTAATAATGTGCTTTTATAGCTTTTTTGTAAATGCCGCTCCTAAAGTACTTATTGTACTCAGCAGTTATGGTGTAGATAAAGGAGAAACAAAACCGGGTTTTGAATTTGACGAGTTTTCTCAAACTTATTCTATTTTCAAAAATAACGGTCTAGAAATAGATATTGCATCGCCAAAAGGTGGCAATATAGAAGCTGATAAATATGATGCTGACAAGCCATATAATCAAGATTTTCTCAATGATAAATACGCTGTTGAAAAGCTGAGTAGCTCATTAAAACTATCCCAAGTTAATAGTTCAGATTATGCTGCTATATTTGTTGTTGGCGGAAAAGGTGCGATGTTTGATTTACCTTTTGATCGTAATTTACAGAGTTTAATTGCAGATGTTTATCAAAATAATGGTTCAATTGGTGCTGTTTGTCATGGCCCAGCTGCATTAGTAGATGTTAAATTATCAAATGGTGAATATTTAGTAGCGAATAAAATAGTTAATAGCTTTACTAATGAAGAGGAAGCTTTGTTTGGTAAAAAATGGTCTAAAGAGTTTGACTTTTTATTAGAGACTAAATTAAAACAAAGAGGTGCGAAATTTCAAAACAGTCCTATGATGCTAGCGCATTTAGCCAGTGATACGCGTTTATTTACCGGTCAAAATCCTGCATCAACAGTCAAAGTAGCAGAAGCCTTAGTTCAATCTCTTGGCATCATATTAGCAAAGCGTACCCCTTGGGATGATGAAAGAACCTATGAACTCATTGCTCAAATAATTAACTCAAATGAAAAAGCAGCAGATGAATACAAAAAATCATCAACCGGTTATCAACCTCAGTTACTAGCTATGTATGGTTTTTATAGCTTAAAGTCGGCTAAAAATGATAGTGATAAGTTAATGTCTTTATCCTTAATGGAGCTTGGTTCTCTTTATTTTGACCATCCAAAATTAAGCTTAACTATGGCCAAAGGGTTTAAAGACCTTGGCAATACACAGAAAGCGAAAAGTACATTACAAAATTTAATTAAAATTCACCCAGAACAAGAAGAAGCCAAGGCTATGTTAAAGTTACTTTAA
- a CDS encoding helix-turn-helix transcriptional regulator, translating into MHTSNLVQESGLSRFHLIRSFKQTYGLSPHAYQLDKRIKKAKNLLKSGHSIIETSHLLGFADQSHLQRNFKKR; encoded by the coding sequence TTGCATACCAGCAATTTAGTCCAAGAATCAGGCTTAAGTCGATTTCATTTGATACGAAGCTTCAAACAAACTTATGGTTTATCCCCCCATGCTTATCAATTAGATAAGCGTATAAAAAAAGCTAAAAACTTATTAAAATCTGGCCATTCAATTATTGAAACATCCCATTTATTAGGCTTTGCTGATCAAAGTCATTTGCAACGAAATTTCAAAAAAAGATAG
- a CDS encoding LysE family translocator, whose translation MVLFVGLGLNKWISLYPQFMDILQYVGAAFLLYMAYKIATTKPNQVNEAKQSEQAPLFIEGSLAQVLNPKAWLVSMSGISLFVSSQKQPSLYLLIFCLISFLVCIIGISTWAAMGHSISRLLSTQKRQLNFNIFMGLLLSGTVVSIILN comes from the coding sequence ATCGTTTTATTTGTTGGTCTTGGGTTAAATAAATGGATAAGTTTATATCCCCAGTTTATGGATATACTGCAATATGTCGGTGCTGCATTTTTACTTTATATGGCTTATAAAATTGCAACAACAAAACCAAATCAAGTTAATGAAGCAAAACAGAGCGAGCAGGCGCCTTTATTTATTGAAGGCTCACTTGCACAGGTTTTAAATCCAAAAGCTTGGTTGGTATCTATGTCAGGGATCAGCCTTTTTGTGAGTTCTCAAAAACAACCTTCTCTTTATTTATTAATTTTTTGCCTGATTTCATTTTTGGTTTGCATAATTGGCATATCAACTTGGGCTGCAATGGGGCATAGTATTAGTCGTTTATTATCAACACAAAAACGACAACTTAATTTTAATATATTTATGGGTCTGCTTTTAAGCGGTACAGTTGTTTCAATTATATTAAATTAA
- a CDS encoding helix-turn-helix domain-containing protein — protein sequence MSNIMKLNAKKIKNLREKHCWSQDELAAISGLSIRTIQRVEKTGNSSLETHKALASVFHVDPLALNNKAPVQNVTFSFIIKFGWMLFLSLSIILLSAWVIDIVIPTLKGADFNNQYEIHGNFRYLDFATLSFIIGFIWLGVNVIVDHFNKKRVSEAHL from the coding sequence ATGAGCAACATCATGAAACTAAATGCAAAAAAAATAAAAAACCTAAGAGAAAAACATTGTTGGAGCCAAGATGAACTAGCCGCAATTTCTGGACTGAGTATCAGAACAATTCAGAGAGTTGAGAAAACAGGTAATAGTTCATTAGAAACACATAAAGCCTTAGCGTCTGTATTTCATGTAGACCCGTTAGCACTCAATAATAAAGCACCTGTTCAGAATGTCACTTTTAGTTTTATTATTAAATTTGGGTGGATGTTATTTTTATCGCTTTCCATTATTCTATTGAGCGCTTGGGTAATAGATATTGTAATACCTACTTTAAAAGGAGCAGATTTTAATAATCAATATGAGATCCATGGCAACTTTAGATATCTAGATTTTGCGACTTTGAGTTTTATTATTGGTTTTATATGGTTAGGCGTAAATGTGATAGTTGACCATTTTAACAAGAAACGTGTATCTGAAGCCCATTTATAA
- a CDS encoding MBOAT family O-acyltransferase — protein sequence MKIKLTLSQYVKRRNSVPLGGSGSFSEFWKYWNQIWGYYLSRYIFSPLNARFYTTVAVILTFITSGLLHDFAASLIKMKLIFVTTPWLY from the coding sequence ATGAAAATAAAACTGACATTATCTCAATATGTTAAACGTAGAAACAGCGTTCCTTTAGGTGGTTCAGGCTCATTTAGTGAATTCTGGAAATATTGGAATCAGATATGGGGGTATTACCTATCGCGTTATATTTTTTCACCATTAAATGCGCGTTTTTATACTACAGTTGCAGTTATTTTGACTTTTATTACGAGTGGACTATTGCATGATTTTGCTGCATCTTTAATTAAGATGAAGCTCATATTTGTTACTACCCCTTGGTTGTATTAA